A genome region from Maridesulfovibrio salexigens DSM 2638 includes the following:
- a CDS encoding ATP-binding protein, protein MLKNLKLTNFTAFSEAELNFSKGINFIIGRNGVGKSHLLKAGYVICQEKYQMGLEGESYTAKGWGWIFSKLMNTFKVMGFSHLGRKQNTDSNIYETKLEGTLFDFPDDFAKSEFSFDSETGSPISHYQPSQTVRVEASIYIPPKEILTIYPGLAQAIEDRELSFDHTYYDLAKALGRKPLKGKRLEEISDILLTIEKDVFNGGKFIEKNSQFYFEKESIGELEAPLVAEGLCKVGMLAHLLRNGSLVKGSTLFWDEPESNLNPQLLKLVAKAMTSLADYGIQVVVATHSLFLMRELDILSRQKDTDLRFFGLSETSDGVKVSQGDSIEDIDDIQSLEAELEQSDRYLSLEYGDE, encoded by the coding sequence ATGCTGAAAAATTTAAAGCTTACCAACTTCACCGCTTTCTCGGAAGCTGAACTGAACTTCTCCAAAGGTATCAACTTCATCATCGGTAGGAATGGTGTTGGTAAGAGTCATTTGTTGAAGGCTGGGTATGTAATCTGTCAGGAAAAATACCAGATGGGTTTGGAAGGAGAAAGCTATACAGCAAAAGGTTGGGGTTGGATCTTTTCAAAACTTATGAATACTTTTAAAGTTATGGGATTCAGCCATCTAGGACGAAAACAGAACACCGACAGCAATATATATGAAACTAAATTGGAGGGAACTCTTTTCGATTTTCCAGATGACTTTGCGAAGTCAGAGTTTTCATTCGACTCGGAAACAGGATCACCCATATCCCATTACCAACCGTCCCAGACTGTACGGGTTGAAGCCTCCATATACATCCCGCCAAAAGAAATTCTCACAATCTACCCCGGCCTTGCTCAAGCAATTGAAGATCGGGAACTATCGTTTGACCACACATACTATGACCTTGCCAAAGCTCTCGGGAGAAAACCGCTTAAAGGCAAAAGACTTGAAGAAATTTCAGACATCCTCCTGACTATTGAAAAAGATGTCTTCAATGGTGGTAAATTCATCGAGAAGAACAGCCAGTTCTACTTTGAAAAAGAATCCATAGGTGAACTGGAAGCCCCGCTGGTTGCGGAAGGTCTGTGCAAGGTCGGTATGCTGGCCCACCTGCTGCGCAACGGTTCGCTGGTTAAAGGCAGCACACTCTTCTGGGATGAACCGGAAAGTAACCTGAACCCGCAACTGCTGAAACTGGTAGCAAAGGCCATGACCAGCCTTGCCGACTACGGCATACAGGTTGTTGTTGCCACGCATAGCTTATTCCTCATGCGTGAACTGGACATCCTCAGCCGACAGAAAGATACGGACCTGCGCTTCTTCGGACTTTCAGAAACATCGGACGGTGTTAAAGTAAGTCAGGGTGATTCCATTGAAGATATTGACGACATTCAGTCGCTTGAAGCTGAACTGGAGCAAAGTGATCGGTATCTTTCTTTGGAGTATGGCGATGAGTAA
- a CDS encoding helix-turn-helix domain-containing protein, translating into MAEISKLVGNKIRSIRKKRGLTQAQLGNESDLNDKYISEIERGSSKLTVDALNKIANGLKVPVKDILDFDTAQPTREELEKDLLWMIQKTSDEQIVFLHKLVSEILK; encoded by the coding sequence ATGGCTGAAATTTCGAAATTAGTTGGCAATAAGATCAGATCAATCAGAAAAAAGCGAGGTCTCACGCAGGCCCAGCTCGGCAACGAATCCGACCTGAACGACAAATATATCAGTGAAATAGAACGTGGATCATCGAAACTAACTGTGGATGCTCTGAACAAGATTGCCAATGGTTTGAAAGTTCCAGTCAAAGATATTCTGGACTTCGATACTGCCCAACCGACACGAGAAGAACTTGAAAAAGACCTGCTATGGATGATCCAGAAAACCAGCGATGAACAAATCGTTTTCCTGCACAAGCTAGTCTCCGAAATACTAAAATAA
- a CDS encoding N-6 DNA methylase, translating to MFEQTFKNIDDVLWKEAGCSSELDYTEQTSWMLFLKYLDDLEAARAEDEELRGNDYEFIIDAEHRWSSWAAPKNADGSFDHDSALTGDDLITYVDEELFPYLKGFKQRASSADTIEYKIGEIFGEIKNKFQSGYSLRDALELMDKLQFKSQKEKHELSHLYETKIKNMGNAGRNGGEYYTPRPLIRAMIKVASPTIGETIYDGACGSAGFLCESYDHLRYGSDGKEAKLSVDQLRSLQTSTFYGKEKKSLAYVIAIMNMILHGIDTPNILHTNTLADNLADVQEKDRYDIILANPPFGGKERKEIQQNFPIKTGETAFLFLQHFIKYLKAGGRAAVVIKNTFLSNSDNASKSLRKELLESCNLHTVLDCPGGTFLGAGVKTVVLFFEKGAATRKTWYYQLDPGRSLGKTNPLNDDDLKEFIELQKDQQESEKSWVVDFKDVDQESFDLSVKNPNAPEEAPLRSPEEILAEMVELDKETADVLGVVRGML from the coding sequence ATGTTTGAGCAGACTTTTAAGAATATAGATGACGTTCTCTGGAAGGAAGCTGGATGCTCCTCCGAACTGGACTACACCGAACAGACCTCGTGGATGCTCTTCCTCAAGTATCTTGATGATCTTGAAGCAGCCCGGGCTGAGGATGAAGAACTGCGCGGTAACGACTACGAGTTCATCATTGATGCAGAACATCGCTGGTCCAGCTGGGCGGCACCGAAGAACGCAGACGGTAGTTTTGACCATGACAGCGCACTCACAGGTGACGACCTTATCACCTATGTTGATGAAGAGCTTTTCCCCTACCTGAAAGGATTCAAGCAGCGTGCCTCATCTGCCGACACCATTGAATACAAGATCGGTGAGATATTCGGGGAGATTAAAAACAAATTTCAGTCCGGCTATTCCCTGCGTGACGCTCTTGAACTCATGGATAAGTTGCAGTTCAAGTCCCAGAAGGAGAAGCACGAGCTTTCCCATCTGTACGAAACCAAGATCAAGAACATGGGCAATGCCGGACGCAACGGAGGTGAATACTACACCCCCAGACCTCTTATCCGGGCTATGATCAAGGTTGCCTCCCCGACCATCGGTGAAACTATTTATGACGGTGCTTGCGGTTCCGCAGGGTTCCTCTGTGAAAGCTACGATCATCTGCGCTACGGCAGTGACGGCAAGGAAGCCAAACTCAGCGTTGATCAGCTCAGATCGCTACAAACTTCCACCTTCTACGGCAAGGAAAAGAAAAGTCTGGCTTACGTCATCGCCATCATGAATATGATCCTGCATGGCATTGATACCCCGAACATCCTGCATACCAACACCCTTGCCGACAACCTCGCCGATGTTCAGGAAAAGGACCGCTACGACATCATCCTCGCCAACCCTCCTTTCGGCGGCAAGGAACGCAAGGAGATACAGCAGAACTTCCCCATCAAGACCGGGGAAACCGCTTTCCTGTTCCTGCAACATTTCATCAAGTACCTCAAAGCCGGAGGCCGGGCGGCGGTTGTGATCAAGAACACCTTCCTGTCCAACTCCGACAATGCTTCCAAGTCGCTAAGAAAGGAACTGCTGGAAAGCTGCAACCTGCACACTGTCCTCGATTGCCCCGGTGGAACCTTCCTCGGTGCGGGAGTTAAAACCGTTGTGCTGTTCTTTGAGAAAGGAGCAGCTACCCGTAAAACATGGTATTACCAGCTTGATCCCGGCAGAAGTCTCGGCAAGACCAATCCGCTTAATGACGATGATCTGAAAGAATTCATCGAACTTCAGAAAGATCAGCAGGAATCGGAAAAGTCATGGGTAGTTGATTTCAAGGATGTTGATCAGGAGAGTTTCGACCTTTCCGTGAAGAATCCCAATGCACCCGAAGAAGCCCCCCTGCGTAGTCCCGAAGAGATACTTGCCGAGATGGTGGAGCTTGATAAGGAAACTGCTGATGTTTTGGGTGTTGTGCGGGGGATGTTGTGA
- a CDS encoding restriction endonuclease subunit S produces MVLPKGWDKKTLGESCTLQRGFDLPKRLRVKGEHPLISSSGCIDSHNEPKVAGPGVVTGRSGSIGSLFYIEDDFWPLNTTLYVKNYFGNDPRFIFYLLKHIDLKRFASGAGVPTLNRNNVHSESILIPSDSSEQKRIVGILDKAFASIDKAIANTEKNLANARELFERLVADSIFVDPDAQQWESKLVADLAVKEKGSMRTGPFGSQLLHKEFVDEGIAVLGIDNAVKNEFSWGKHRFITDEKYEQLSRYTVHPGDVIITIMGTCGRCAVIPDDIPLAINTKHLCCITLDHDICLPEYLHAYFLYHPTAISFLTSKAKGAIMSGLNMGIIKKLPVRLPSLKEQKDIVGKVSEAKQNYLKMTQLYQQKLTNLQDLKQSILQKAFAGEL; encoded by the coding sequence ATGGTTTTGCCGAAAGGATGGGATAAAAAAACACTAGGTGAATCCTGCACTCTTCAAAGAGGGTTCGATTTACCTAAAAGACTCAGAGTAAAAGGAGAACATCCTCTGATAAGCTCTAGTGGTTGTATTGATTCCCATAATGAACCAAAAGTCGCTGGTCCCGGAGTTGTCACAGGACGAAGCGGCAGCATAGGTTCATTATTTTATATTGAGGACGATTTCTGGCCCTTAAATACAACTCTCTATGTTAAAAATTATTTCGGAAATGACCCCCGGTTTATTTTTTATCTTTTGAAACATATCGACCTGAAGCGATTTGCCAGTGGCGCAGGAGTTCCGACATTAAACAGGAACAACGTTCATTCTGAGTCGATATTAATTCCTTCTGATAGTTCAGAACAAAAACGAATAGTCGGCATCCTCGACAAAGCTTTTGCGTCCATTGATAAAGCTATCGCCAACACCGAGAAGAACCTTGCCAATGCTCGGGAGTTGTTTGAAAGGCTTGTCGCGGACAGTATTTTTGTTGACCCTGATGCCCAACAATGGGAATCAAAGCTGGTGGCGGACCTTGCTGTAAAAGAAAAAGGATCAATGAGAACCGGACCTTTCGGAAGCCAACTTCTTCATAAAGAATTTGTAGATGAGGGGATCGCAGTTCTTGGGATTGATAATGCAGTGAAGAATGAATTTTCATGGGGTAAACATCGCTTCATCACTGATGAAAAATATGAACAACTATCAAGGTATACCGTACATCCCGGAGATGTCATAATCACTATTATGGGAACTTGTGGAAGATGTGCTGTCATTCCTGATGACATCCCATTAGCAATCAATACTAAGCATTTATGTTGTATAACCTTGGATCATGACATCTGCCTTCCTGAATATCTTCATGCGTACTTTCTTTATCACCCTACAGCCATTAGCTTCCTAACGTCTAAGGCGAAAGGCGCAATCATGTCTGGTTTGAATATGGGAATTATCAAAAAATTACCCGTTAGGTTACCATCTTTAAAAGAACAGAAAGACATAGTCGGGAAAGTATCTGAGGCCAAACAGAATTATCTCAAGATGACACAGCTATACCAACAAAAACTAACCAACCTCCAAGACCTGAAACAATCGATCCTGCAAAAGGCGTTTGCCGGGGAGTTGTGA
- a CDS encoding DUF6573 family protein has translation MNSDGFELIYSYTRKQAIEDGVLIDVTEQAKEVGFKVPTAVSDRLYHEYVVPSKEMENSGQSVEGRLHDLLHLAALCARSRWDGSRVYFDVMFQMEEGPKFEEVHVVAIIGAGDDGNPVMTICRPEDE, from the coding sequence ATGAATAGTGATGGTTTCGAATTGATCTACAGTTATACCCGGAAGCAAGCGATTGAAGATGGTGTTCTTATCGATGTTACCGAACAGGCCAAGGAAGTTGGCTTCAAAGTTCCTACGGCAGTTTCTGACCGTCTTTACCATGAGTATGTGGTTCCATCGAAAGAAATGGAAAATTCAGGGCAATCAGTTGAAGGTCGTCTGCATGATCTGTTGCATCTAGCTGCATTGTGCGCCCGAAGTCGGTGGGATGGTAGCCGGGTTTATTTCGATGTTATGTTCCAGATGGAAGAAGGACCGAAGTTTGAAGAAGTTCATGTTGTCGCAATCATCGGTGCGGGTGACGATGGCAATCCTGTCATGACCATATGTAGACCTGAGGATGAATAA
- the hsdR gene encoding EcoAI/FtnUII family type I restriction enzme subunit R, with protein MNSNRNEAETRAELIDPALTSCGWGKVDESRVKREVITNGRLIGGGRRGKQDIADYVLVYKGQKLAVIEAKRESLSDTEGVQQAKRYADKLKTRFAYSTNGHTVYRIDMETGAESHVDAFPTPQELWDETFAEENEWRNRFSSVPFEDKGGTWEARYYQHNAINQALEAIAAGKDRILLTLATGTGKTFIAFQLSWKLFHSRWNIKEWREGEEITRRPRILFLADRNILADQAYNSFSAFPEDALVRISPDAIRKKGMVPKNGNIFFTIFQTFMSGIDAEGNSAPNFGDYPPDFFDFIIIDECHRGGAKDESTWRGILEYFAPAVQLGLTATPRRTNNADTYGYFGDPVYTYSLKDGINDGFLTPFKVVQIATTLDEYVYTSDDEIIQGEVEEGKRYGENEFNRSIEIKAREEHRVKIFMDNIDQSQKTIVFGATQHHAGILRDIINQQKTCSDPNYCVRVVAQDLAEGEKWLRIFQDNEKTIPTILTTSQKLSTGVDARNVRNIVLLRPVNSMIEFKQIVGRGTRLFDGKDYFTIYDFVKAYEHFNDPEWDGEPVEPEPCSRCGNNPCTCEIKPPEPCSICGQLPCVCEKKVQPCPKCGEHPCVCEKKTKLKIKLADGKSRQIQHMMATTFWSTEGKPMSAAEFIKQMYGDLPELFKDEDELRNLWGKPDTRKKLLSGLEEKGYGQEQLRDLSTIINAEKSDLYDVLAYIAFALAPISREERVDKRKDLIFEEYSNNQQEFLSFVLAEYVSEGINELDDDKLPELLNLKYNSVQDAKTVLGSIAEIRNVFVGFQERLYIAV; from the coding sequence ATGAACAGCAACCGGAATGAAGCTGAAACTCGTGCGGAACTTATTGATCCGGCCCTTACTTCCTGTGGATGGGGTAAAGTTGATGAAAGCCGGGTCAAACGTGAAGTCATCACCAATGGTCGTTTGATAGGTGGTGGCAGACGTGGAAAGCAGGATATTGCGGATTACGTTCTCGTCTACAAAGGTCAGAAACTTGCTGTCATCGAGGCCAAACGTGAATCCTTATCCGATACCGAAGGTGTGCAACAGGCCAAACGCTACGCCGATAAGCTCAAGACCAGATTCGCATATTCCACCAACGGTCACACCGTCTACCGCATCGACATGGAAACAGGGGCCGAATCCCATGTTGATGCTTTTCCCACCCCCCAAGAACTCTGGGACGAAACATTTGCCGAAGAAAACGAGTGGCGTAACCGTTTCTCATCTGTTCCATTCGAAGACAAGGGTGGCACATGGGAAGCTCGCTATTACCAGCACAATGCCATCAATCAGGCACTTGAAGCAATAGCAGCGGGTAAAGACCGTATCCTGCTCACTCTAGCCACCGGAACAGGTAAGACATTCATCGCATTTCAGTTGTCATGGAAGCTGTTTCACAGCCGCTGGAACATCAAGGAATGGCGTGAAGGTGAAGAGATCACACGCCGCCCCCGTATCCTCTTCCTTGCGGACCGTAACATTCTGGCGGATCAGGCTTACAACTCATTCTCTGCATTCCCCGAAGACGCACTGGTGCGCATATCCCCCGATGCTATTCGTAAAAAGGGCATGGTTCCCAAGAACGGAAATATCTTCTTCACCATATTCCAGACCTTCATGAGCGGAATCGATGCAGAAGGTAACTCGGCACCAAACTTCGGTGACTATCCACCTGATTTCTTCGACTTCATCATTATTGATGAGTGTCACCGTGGGGGAGCAAAAGATGAATCTACATGGCGCGGCATCCTCGAATACTTTGCGCCCGCAGTGCAACTTGGCCTAACAGCAACTCCCAGACGCACCAACAATGCCGACACCTACGGTTACTTCGGTGATCCAGTTTATACATATTCACTTAAAGACGGTATCAATGATGGCTTTCTGACCCCGTTCAAAGTTGTTCAGATAGCAACTACCCTTGATGAATACGTCTACACTTCCGATGATGAGATCATTCAAGGAGAAGTTGAGGAAGGCAAAAGGTACGGCGAGAATGAATTCAACAGGTCTATCGAAATTAAAGCCCGCGAAGAACATCGTGTTAAAATCTTCATGGATAATATTGATCAATCCCAGAAGACCATTGTTTTCGGTGCCACCCAGCACCATGCCGGAATCCTGCGCGACATCATCAATCAGCAAAAAACATGTTCCGATCCTAACTATTGCGTCCGTGTAGTTGCTCAAGACCTTGCCGAAGGTGAAAAATGGCTCAGAATATTTCAGGATAACGAAAAGACCATTCCGACCATACTCACAACTTCGCAAAAGCTTTCCACCGGGGTGGATGCCAGAAACGTGCGTAACATTGTTCTGCTGCGTCCGGTCAATTCCATGATCGAATTCAAGCAGATCGTTGGACGAGGCACACGTTTATTCGATGGCAAAGATTATTTCACCATCTACGACTTCGTAAAAGCTTATGAACATTTCAATGATCCCGAATGGGACGGTGAACCAGTAGAACCTGAACCATGTAGTAGATGTGGTAATAATCCTTGCACATGTGAGATCAAACCGCCTGAACCATGCTCCATCTGCGGTCAACTTCCCTGTGTATGCGAAAAGAAAGTTCAACCATGCCCGAAGTGCGGCGAACATCCATGTGTTTGCGAAAAGAAAACGAAGCTTAAAATCAAGCTTGCAGACGGTAAATCACGCCAGATTCAACATATGATGGCAACAACCTTCTGGTCCACCGAAGGCAAACCCATGTCGGCAGCAGAGTTTATCAAGCAGATGTATGGTGATCTTCCCGAACTGTTCAAAGATGAAGACGAACTCCGCAACCTCTGGGGTAAACCGGACACAAGAAAGAAACTGCTCTCCGGTCTTGAAGAAAAGGGCTACGGGCAGGAACAATTGCGCGACTTAAGCACGATCATCAATGCAGAGAAAAGTGACCTGTATGATGTTCTGGCCTACATCGCCTTCGCCCTCGCTCCCATCAGCAGGGAAGAAAGAGTAGATAAACGCAAGGACCTGATCTTCGAAGAATACAGCAACAACCAACAGGAGTTCCTATCCTTCGTGCTGGCAGAGTACGTATCCGAAGGAATCAACGAACTCGATGACGATAAGTTGCCCGAACTTCTGAACCTTAAATACAACTCCGTCCAAGATGCCAAAACAGTACTCGGAAGCATCGCCGAGATCAGGAATGTTTTTGTCGGGTTTCAGGAACGATTGTATATTGCGGTGTAG